Proteins encoded by one window of Streptacidiphilus sp. PB12-B1b:
- a CDS encoding MSMEG_1061 family FMN-dependent PPOX-type flavoprotein, with protein MTTTLAVSVFDSLRLDAVPDQEALRRAYALPSDAAVRKQMTELTEQTRRLIGCSSLVLVASADAEGNCDVSPRGGPAGFVAVLDARTVAIPDATGNKRLDTLQNVVATGRAGLLFVIPGRTTTLRVNGRACVSTRPELLSQLTAVGKPPASALVVGIEEVYPHCPKSLLRSGAWKPDEWLSPDAQPTSAEVTLAQLQVPELTIADIEQAEADSLKYRYE; from the coding sequence ATGACGACAACCCTTGCCGTCAGTGTCTTCGACTCACTCCGTCTCGACGCCGTGCCCGACCAAGAGGCGCTGCGCCGGGCCTACGCACTCCCCAGCGACGCGGCCGTGCGGAAACAGATGACCGAACTCACCGAGCAGACCCGCCGGTTGATCGGCTGCTCATCGCTGGTCCTGGTCGCCAGCGCGGATGCCGAAGGCAACTGTGACGTTTCCCCGCGCGGCGGCCCCGCCGGGTTCGTCGCCGTCCTTGACGCACGGACGGTGGCGATACCGGACGCGACCGGCAACAAGCGTCTGGACACTCTGCAGAACGTCGTCGCCACCGGACGGGCCGGGCTGCTGTTCGTCATTCCGGGCCGTACCACGACGCTCAGGGTGAACGGCCGGGCCTGCGTCTCCACCCGCCCGGAGCTGCTGTCGCAGCTGACCGCTGTGGGCAAGCCACCGGCCAGTGCGCTGGTGGTGGGGATTGAGGAGGTCTACCCGCACTGCCCCAAGTCGCTTCTGCGCAGCGGGGCCTGGAAGCCGGATGAGTGGCTGTCGCCGGACGCCCAGCCGACCTCGGCCGAGGTAACGCTGGCCCAACTGCAGGTGCCGGAGCTGACGATCGCCGACATCGAGCAGGCGGAGGCGGACTCGCTGAAGTACCGGTACGAGTAA
- a CDS encoding cysteine hydrolase family protein: MSAFTGSELEVVLRSPGAIRLVLAGISTSGVVLSTVREAADRGYRLTVLAVAGWATALGPDAQGPPCRVAPRVRGKGEDGAG; the protein is encoded by the coding sequence GTGAGCGCCTTCACCGGCAGCGAGCTGGAGGTGGTGCTGCGCTCCCCCGGCGCCATCCGGCTGGTCCTGGCCGGTATCTCCACCAGCGGCGTGGTGCTCTCCACCGTCCGCGAGGCCGCCGACCGGGGCTACCGCCTCACCGTCCTCGCCGTAGCCGGGTGGGCCACCGCCCTCGGCCCGGACGCCCAGGGGCCGCCGTGTCGTGTCGCGCCGCGGGTGCGTGGAAAGGGTGAAGACGGGGCGGGCTGA
- a CDS encoding condensation domain-containing protein, with protein MTTRVSRVENVGFSSGNSGTGPATWGQQAIWDAVSKLGVDAHRYNISIGFPVEPGIPVARVLEAVPKLLQLHQSLRTRLVPDPDGELWQFLDAEGSVPVHLLEADADRAEEQGRELLAGLVTTSFDCAVDLPIRIAVVETGGLMTFVGFCLSHTAVDGWGLSRAVMDLFALAQGEPLERVREQHPYLQPLEEAAFQTSARGRQRDAAARGFWAKKLRLGPRAVFARPPAGPPAATFPLAVLNSPSLARAVDLVSVGHRAGGSSVLLAAASVMLFRLTGTPDPMFQVVVSNRFRSDLAHAVSTVAQEGLIHLPDADREFAEVVRRAQAVSLASYRHAYYRKRLLDQDIERMLEQEGAIADRSCIFNDRRDLVPHYPMEGDPSKLPLAQSRPLTTLSFPEECLPRLGTTFAMDAHHAPGSLELLITADTAHLPKPDIEAFLYGIEELVVNEAVALGAD; from the coding sequence GTGACTACGCGTGTGAGTCGAGTGGAGAACGTCGGCTTCTCGTCCGGGAATTCCGGCACCGGGCCGGCCACCTGGGGCCAGCAGGCCATCTGGGACGCGGTGAGCAAACTGGGCGTGGACGCCCACCGCTACAACATCTCCATCGGCTTCCCGGTGGAGCCGGGGATACCGGTGGCCCGGGTGCTGGAGGCCGTGCCGAAGCTGCTCCAGCTGCACCAGTCGCTGCGGACCCGACTGGTGCCTGATCCGGACGGAGAGCTGTGGCAGTTCCTGGACGCCGAGGGGAGCGTCCCGGTGCACCTGCTGGAGGCCGACGCCGACCGTGCCGAGGAGCAGGGACGCGAGCTGCTGGCCGGGCTGGTGACGACGTCGTTCGACTGCGCCGTCGACCTGCCGATCAGGATCGCCGTGGTGGAGACCGGCGGGCTGATGACCTTCGTGGGGTTCTGCCTGTCCCACACGGCGGTGGACGGCTGGGGCCTGTCGCGGGCGGTGATGGACCTGTTCGCGCTGGCCCAGGGCGAACCGCTGGAGCGGGTGCGGGAGCAGCACCCGTATCTGCAACCGCTCGAGGAGGCGGCCTTCCAGACCTCGGCGCGGGGACGCCAGCGGGACGCCGCCGCCCGCGGGTTCTGGGCCAAGAAGCTGCGGCTCGGCCCCCGGGCGGTCTTCGCCAGGCCCCCGGCCGGGCCGCCGGCCGCGACCTTCCCGTTGGCGGTGCTGAACTCACCGTCGCTGGCCCGCGCGGTGGACCTGGTCTCGGTCGGGCACCGGGCGGGCGGCTCCTCGGTGCTGCTGGCGGCGGCGTCGGTGATGCTGTTCCGGCTGACCGGAACCCCGGACCCGATGTTCCAGGTGGTGGTCAGCAACCGGTTCCGCTCCGACCTGGCGCACGCGGTGAGCACCGTGGCGCAGGAGGGGCTCATCCATCTGCCGGACGCCGACCGGGAGTTCGCCGAGGTGGTGCGCCGCGCCCAGGCGGTCTCGCTGGCGTCCTACCGCCACGCCTACTACCGGAAGCGGCTCTTGGACCAGGACATCGAACGCATGCTGGAGCAGGAGGGCGCCATCGCCGACCGCAGCTGCATCTTCAACGACCGCCGCGACCTGGTGCCGCACTACCCCATGGAGGGCGACCCGTCCAAGCTGCCGCTGGCGCAGTCGAGGCCGCTGACCACGCTGAGCTTTCCGGAGGAGTGCCTGCCGCGCCTGGGCACCACCTTCGCCATGGACGCGCACCACGCCCCGGGCTCGCTGGAGCTGTTGATCACGGCGGACACCGCCCACCTGCCCAAGCCGGACATCGAGGCGTTCCTGTACGGGATCGAGGAGCTGGTGGTGAACGAGGCGGTGGCCCTGGGCGCCGACTGA
- a CDS encoding adenosine deaminase — MTMESTPAPASPAVPVHAARIRRAPKVLLHDHLDGGLRPETIVELAAAVGYGDLPTTDPQALGEWFREAADSGSLVRYLETFAHTCAVMQTREALIRVAADCAEDLAADGVVYAEVRYAPEQHLEGGLTLDQVVDAVNEGFRLGEARAAERGQSIRVGTLLTAMRHAARSREIAELANRYRDLGVVGFDIAGAEAGHPPTRHLDAFEYLKRENNHFTIHAGEAFGLPSIWEALQCCGADRLGHGVRIVDDIAVADDGTVKLGRLASYVRDERIPLEMCPTSNLQTGAADSYATHPIGLLRRLRFRVTVNTDNRLMSGTSLSREFEHLVDAFGYTVDDMRWFTINAMKSAFLPFDERLALIDDVIKPGYDRLLAEPEGARLHG; from the coding sequence CTGACGATGGAGAGCACCCCCGCACCCGCGTCCCCAGCCGTACCGGTCCACGCCGCCCGGATCCGCAGAGCCCCCAAGGTGTTGCTGCACGACCACCTCGACGGCGGCCTCCGCCCCGAGACCATCGTGGAGCTCGCCGCCGCGGTCGGCTACGGCGACCTGCCGACCACCGACCCGCAGGCCCTCGGCGAGTGGTTCCGCGAAGCCGCGGACTCCGGCTCGCTGGTGCGCTACCTGGAGACCTTCGCGCACACCTGCGCCGTCATGCAGACCCGTGAGGCCCTGATCCGGGTCGCCGCCGACTGCGCCGAGGACCTCGCGGCCGACGGCGTGGTCTACGCCGAGGTGCGCTACGCCCCCGAGCAGCACCTGGAGGGCGGCCTCACCCTCGACCAGGTCGTCGACGCCGTCAACGAGGGCTTCCGCCTGGGCGAGGCCCGCGCCGCCGAGCGCGGCCAGAGCATCCGCGTCGGCACCCTGCTCACCGCCATGCGGCACGCCGCCCGCTCGCGGGAGATCGCCGAGCTGGCCAACCGCTACCGCGACCTGGGCGTGGTCGGCTTCGACATCGCGGGCGCGGAGGCCGGCCACCCGCCCACCCGCCACCTCGACGCCTTCGAGTACCTCAAGCGCGAGAACAACCACTTCACCATCCACGCGGGCGAGGCGTTCGGGCTGCCGTCCATCTGGGAGGCGCTGCAGTGCTGCGGCGCCGACCGGCTCGGCCACGGCGTCCGAATCGTGGACGACATCGCGGTCGCCGACGACGGCACGGTCAAGCTCGGCCGCCTGGCGTCCTACGTCCGCGACGAGCGCATCCCGCTGGAGATGTGCCCGACCTCCAACCTGCAGACCGGCGCGGCCGACTCCTACGCCACGCACCCCATCGGCCTGCTGCGCCGGCTGCGCTTCCGGGTGACGGTCAACACCGACAACCGGCTGATGTCCGGCACCTCGCTGAGCCGCGAGTTCGAGCACCTGGTGGACGCCTTCGGCTACACCGTGGACGACATGCGCTGGTTCACCATCAACGCCATGAAGTCGGCCTTCCTGCCCTTCGACGAGCGGCTGGCGCTGATCGACGACGTCATCAAGCCCGGCTACGACCGGCTGCTGGCCGAGCCCGAGGGCGCCCGCCTGCACGGCTGA
- a CDS encoding amidase domain-containing protein codes for MTHALRRRLASTALVAGLVCAGVPALAGTSFAAQPSATRAHAVRAQLDTDVVSRALEVQFAESHWNWTAWNDSTPVAFGDAQPNYQCAEFVARALAAAGLIPGLGPNDPQSDYFDYTAPNGKVYDLLLISELPQYNNLYAYLMDSGIGEDVGDQPSEAQPGDIVVTYLGPNGTPSHTGLVSHAATATGEATVDAHNNARLDYGYSYYAPSHLVRLVPNALLEVWTWAAEQKLLHPTPTTPSAPAAPAAPHQLNTAPGFSDPAGPQV; via the coding sequence GTGACGCATGCCCTTCGGAGGCGGCTGGCCTCCACCGCGCTGGTCGCGGGTCTGGTCTGCGCCGGGGTGCCCGCCCTGGCCGGGACCTCCTTCGCCGCGCAGCCGTCGGCGACCCGTGCCCACGCGGTCCGGGCCCAGCTGGACACGGACGTCGTCTCCCGCGCGCTGGAGGTGCAGTTCGCCGAGAGCCACTGGAACTGGACGGCCTGGAACGACAGCACCCCGGTGGCCTTCGGGGACGCCCAGCCCAACTACCAGTGCGCGGAGTTCGTCGCCCGGGCGCTGGCCGCCGCCGGGCTGATCCCGGGCCTGGGCCCGAACGACCCGCAGAGCGACTACTTCGACTACACGGCGCCCAACGGCAAGGTCTACGACCTGCTGCTGATCTCCGAACTGCCGCAGTACAACAACCTCTACGCCTACCTGATGGACAGCGGCATCGGCGAGGACGTCGGTGACCAGCCGAGCGAGGCCCAGCCCGGCGACATCGTCGTCACCTACCTGGGCCCGAACGGCACGCCCAGCCACACCGGCCTGGTCTCGCACGCGGCCACCGCCACCGGCGAGGCCACCGTCGACGCGCACAACAACGCGCGGCTCGACTACGGCTACAGCTACTACGCGCCCTCGCACCTGGTGCGGCTGGTGCCCAACGCCCTGCTCGAGGTGTGGACCTGGGCCGCGGAGCAGAAGCTGCTGCACCCGACGCCGACCACGCCGTCCGCGCCCGCGGCCCCGGCCGCGCCGCACCAGCTGAACACCGCTCCCGGGTTCTCCGACCCGGCCGGCCCGCAGGTCTGA
- a CDS encoding MFS transporter produces the protein MPLALLALAIGAFGIGTTEFVMAGLLPGIATDFGVSIPTAGLLVTGYALGVVVGAPLMTVLGTRVPRKRMLILLMGLFVAGNLLSALAPSFGVLLAGRILASTAHGAFFGIGSVVAADLVAPQKKARAIALMFTGLTVANVVGVPLGTYVGDALGWRSTFYGVAALGVLGLIGIAALVPELPRTGGVRLRHELAAFRSAQVLLAMAMTVLGFGGVFAAITYIAPTMTRAAGFAPSSVTWLLVLLGLGMVGGNLLGGRYADRRLMPMLYTTLGGLALVLALFGLAVHNKAAVAVTVALIGALGFATVPPLQKRVLDHASGAPTLASAVNIGAFNLGNALAAWLGGLVIAGGLGYAAPAWVGAAMAGSALIVAVVSGALERRAPQPSHAAPSRTAAAVPVAVGGGAAEAAGPVAADAP, from the coding sequence ATGCCGCTCGCGCTCCTCGCCCTGGCCATCGGGGCCTTCGGGATCGGCACCACCGAGTTCGTGATGGCCGGGCTGCTCCCCGGCATCGCCACCGACTTCGGCGTGTCCATCCCCACCGCCGGCCTGCTGGTGACCGGCTACGCCCTCGGCGTGGTGGTCGGCGCCCCGCTGATGACCGTCCTCGGCACCCGCGTCCCCCGCAAGCGGATGCTGATCCTGCTGATGGGGCTGTTCGTCGCGGGCAACCTGCTCTCCGCGCTGGCCCCGAGCTTCGGCGTGCTGCTCGCCGGGCGCATCCTCGCCTCGACCGCGCACGGGGCGTTCTTCGGCATCGGCTCGGTGGTCGCCGCCGACCTGGTCGCCCCGCAGAAGAAGGCCCGCGCCATCGCGCTGATGTTCACCGGGCTGACCGTCGCCAACGTGGTCGGCGTCCCGCTCGGCACCTACGTCGGCGACGCGCTCGGCTGGCGCAGCACCTTCTACGGCGTCGCCGCGCTCGGCGTGCTCGGCCTGATCGGCATCGCCGCCCTCGTCCCCGAGCTGCCGCGCACCGGCGGCGTGCGGCTCCGGCACGAGCTGGCCGCCTTCCGCAGCGCCCAGGTGCTGCTCGCCATGGCGATGACCGTCCTCGGCTTCGGCGGGGTCTTCGCCGCCATCACCTACATCGCGCCGACGATGACCCGCGCGGCCGGCTTCGCCCCCTCCTCGGTTACCTGGCTGCTGGTGCTGCTGGGCCTCGGGATGGTCGGCGGCAACCTGCTCGGCGGACGCTACGCCGACCGGCGGCTGATGCCCATGCTCTACACCACCCTGGGCGGCCTCGCCCTGGTCCTGGCGCTGTTCGGACTGGCCGTGCACAACAAGGCCGCCGTCGCCGTCACGGTCGCGCTGATCGGCGCGCTCGGCTTCGCCACCGTGCCGCCGCTGCAGAAGCGGGTCCTCGACCACGCCTCCGGGGCGCCCACCCTGGCCTCGGCCGTCAACATCGGCGCCTTCAACCTCGGCAACGCGCTGGCCGCCTGGCTCGGCGGCCTGGTCATCGCGGGCGGCCTCGGCTACGCCGCTCCGGCCTGGGTCGGAGCGGCGATGGCGGGCTCGGCGCTGATCGTGGCCGTGGTCTCCGGCGCGCTGGAGCGCCGCGCCCCGCAGCCGTCCCACGCGGCCCCGTCCCGGACGGCGGCGGCGGTGCCGGTGGCGGTCGGCGGCGGCGCGGCCGAGGCCGCCGGGCCGGTCGCGGCTGACGCGCCGTGA